A genomic window from Silene latifolia isolate original U9 population chromosome Y, ASM4854445v1, whole genome shotgun sequence includes:
- the LOC141626646 gene encoding exocyst complex component EXO70C1-like — MANNAPLKSLSFDSRIYDENKGKNEDKNVGKSFSFASRATSFKSDHDDSVLPTFDEGGEEEQSECREFTMEELSEEIDAFLQSADSMSANAGETGDLMEITASVVMFLKKLELMIEEYESTWETTAVIGRNVDEDSLFLAAVNRLSSLITVLNGYKSDHTMLLLNQTSLILHRVMVFLEDELRLLLAESAGLTQNSADNNSKSKNGKGAQNTPVIASPQDQQQLSEGDQGLLSDHNLDSGESVKESPPTFPYYSPESVSSIRLISSAMHNAGYEAECISIFIIVRRHAIEEEVKKHGFEKISVDDVQKMNWESLEREITTWIGMFKHCSNELFPGEEKFYETIFSDHLSTKRFLFCDISLAVSSILISFAEAVSMTKRSTEKLFKCLDMYEALRDWIPSTMLSEEVNEELRSEVSFAKSRLGEAAVTIFCLLENSIKGDNTKTPVPNGAVHPLTRYCMNYLEYACEYKDTLEQVFQQHLKTDESEEFPSDTEQRSGGGGGGGGGRNAEPEKHSPFSSQLITIMDLLDTYLDSKSKLYKDLSLRYVFLMNNGRYMLQKVKGSTEIHQGVGDNWCRKRSSDVRHYHKSYQRESWSRVLQCLNHEGLQVNGKIHKPILKERFKNFNQLFEEIHKTQCSWVVSDEQLQSELRVSISAVMIPAYRSFVARFGQIFTPGRQVEKYIKFQPDDIENAIEELFDGNTNSMAKRKG; from the coding sequence ATGGCTAATAATGCACCTTTGAAATCTCTTAGTTTTGATTCTAGAATTTATGATGAAAATAAGGGTAAAAATGAGGATAAAAATGTTGGTAAATCGTTTAGTTTCGCTTCAAGAGCAACTTCGTTTAAATCAGACCATGATGATTCTGTTCTTCCCACCTTTGATGAAGGAGGAGAGGAAGAACAGAGTGAGTGTCGTGAATTTACCATGGAAGAACTTTCGGAGGAGATCGATGCATTCCTTCAATCTGCTGATTCCATGTCGGCCAATGCCGGTGAAACAGGAGATCTCATGGAGATCACGGCTTCTGTTGTCATGTTTTTGAAGAAGCTTGAATTGATGATCGAAGAGTACGAGTCCACATGGGAGACTACGGCCGTTATTGGCCGTAATGTTGATGAGGACTCGTTATTTCTAGCGGCTGTCAATAGACTGTCCAGTCTTATAACAGTTCTTAACGGATATAAATCGGATCATACAATGCTTTTGCTGAATCAGACGAGCTTGATCCTCCACCGTGTCATGGTGTTTCTCGAGGATGAACTTCGCCTTTTGTTGGCAGAGTCCGCGGGGTTGACTCAGAATTCTGCGGATAATAACTCAAAATCCAAGAATGGCAAGGGAGCGCAAAATACGCCTGTCATTGCGTCCCCTCAGGATCAGCAGCAGCTCTCTGAAGGAGACCAAGGTCTATTGTCTGATCACAATCTCGATTCAGGGGAGTCTGTAAAGGAATCTCCTCCTACATTTCCTTACTACTCACCTGAATCGGTGTCTAGCATTCGCCTCATCTCCAGTGCGATGCACAATGCTGGGTATGAAGCGGAATGCATTAGCATTTTCATTATTGTGAGGCGACATGCCATTGAGGAAGAGGTGAAGAAGCATGGTTTTGAGAAGATTAGTGTGGATGACGTGCAGAAGATGAATTGGGAGTCTCTAGAGAGGGAAATCACCACCTGGATCGGCATGTTTAAGCATTGTTCTAACGAACTTTTCCCTGGTGAGGAAAAGTTCTATGAGACCATCTTTTCTGATCACCTTTCCACAAAACGGTTCCTCTTTTGCGATATCTCCTTGGCTGTGTCATCCATCCTAATCAGCTTTGCTGAGGCGGTTTCAATGACAAAGCGATCCACCGAGAAATTGTTCAAATGCCTTGACATGTACGAGGCTCTACGAGATTGGATACCTTCCACCATGTTGTCTGAGGAGGTTAACGAGGAATTGAGGTCAGAAGTCTCATTTGCCAAGAGTAGACTAGGAGAGGCTGCAGTTACCATATTTTGCCTGCTTGAGAATTCAATCAAGGGCGACAATACAAAAACCCCGGTCCCTAACGGGGCGGTCCATCCCTTAACAAGATACTGCATGAATTACTTAGAGTACGCCTGTGAATACAAGGACACTCTTGAGCAAGTTTTCCAACAACATTTGAAAACAGATGAATCAGAGGAGTTTCCCTCAGATACGGAACAAAGAAGCGGTGgaggtggtggaggtggtggaggaAGAAATGCGGAACCGGAGAAACATTCACCATTTTCTTCACAATTGATCACGATAATGGACCTAttagacacatacctcgattctAAGTCAAAGTTATACAAGGATTTATCCTTAAGGTACGTTTTCTTAATGAACAATGGGAGATACATGCTCCAAAAGGTGAAGGGTTCGACCGAGATTCACCAAGGggtgggtgataattggtgtagGAAGAGATCTTCTGACGTAAGGCACTACCATAAGAGTTATCAAAGAGAATCATGGAGCAGAGTTCTACAATGCCTGAATCATGAAGGGTTACAAGTCAATGGGAAGATACACAAGCCTATACTGAAAGAAAGGTTCAAAAATTTCAACCAATTATTCGAGGAGATACATAAAACACAATGCTCATGGGTGGTGAGCGACGAGCAACTTCAGTCAGAGCTTCGAGTGTCAATATCTGCTGTTATGATTCCGGCTTATCGGTCATTTGTGGC